A single region of the Streptomyces sp. NBC_01262 genome encodes:
- a CDS encoding S53 family peptidase, with the protein MSSSRTRKRRTGLALAATLPMVAGALAMGIPTVAHADAAASSRDALTGTKPAWATAKADKGATADSSKVTARVYFAGRDADGLAAYAKAVSDPSSALYGKYLTAKQANARFGTTTAQVAEVKSWLKSSGLKVTGTTARYVTVTGDVAAAEKAFSTQLHNYTKSGKTYRAPSKTASAPAALNGAVLTVTGLDNAPHLVKHNETLPEPSAVFKNSGPFSSYYGSKVASGLPSAYGSKQPYAVKGYTGTQLRAAYGAKSGNTGKGVTVAITDAFASPYITKDAKTYASKNGDAGYGKGQLTQVLPSDYRYTAEDECDAAGWYGEETLDVEAVHGVAPKSDIVYVGAASCTDEDLLDSLAKIVDNRLADIVTNSWGEAEEYDTAAPLYDTIFQQGAVEGIGFYFSSGDSGDELANSGTKQVDAPANSPWVTAVGGTSLAVGKGNKYNWETSWGTTKSLLSADGTSWASLPGTYSYGGGGGTSKLYDQPFYQRGVVSDSLALANGGTTKQRVVPDVSAVGDPQTGFLVGQSQTFPDGSIQYSEYRIGGTSLASPVFAAIQALAQQAQGGVPIGFANPSIYNKYGTSAYHDVTDFPLGAGKRMAVVRVDYANGFDAADGTITSLRSLGRDSSLAAVVGYDNATGVGSPADGYLKSFAKYGKHHGR; encoded by the coding sequence TCCTCCCGTGACGCCCTGACCGGCACCAAGCCCGCCTGGGCCACGGCCAAGGCCGACAAGGGCGCCACGGCCGACTCCAGCAAGGTCACCGCCCGGGTCTACTTCGCCGGGCGCGACGCCGACGGTCTGGCGGCCTACGCGAAGGCCGTGTCCGACCCGAGCTCGGCCCTGTACGGCAAGTACCTGACGGCGAAGCAGGCCAACGCCCGCTTCGGCACGACCACGGCCCAGGTGGCCGAGGTCAAGTCCTGGCTGAAGTCCTCCGGGCTGAAGGTCACCGGGACCACCGCGCGCTATGTCACGGTGACCGGCGATGTCGCCGCTGCCGAGAAGGCGTTCAGCACCCAGCTGCACAACTACACCAAGAGCGGCAAGACCTACCGCGCGCCCTCCAAGACGGCCTCCGCGCCGGCGGCCCTGAACGGCGCGGTCCTCACCGTCACCGGTCTGGACAACGCCCCGCACCTGGTCAAGCACAACGAGACGCTGCCCGAGCCGAGCGCGGTCTTCAAGAACTCCGGGCCGTTCTCCTCGTACTACGGCTCCAAGGTGGCCAGCGGCCTCCCGTCCGCGTACGGCTCCAAGCAGCCCTACGCGGTCAAGGGCTACACCGGCACCCAGCTGCGCGCCGCCTACGGCGCGAAGTCGGGCAACACCGGCAAGGGCGTCACCGTCGCCATCACCGACGCCTTCGCCTCGCCGTACATCACCAAGGACGCGAAGACCTACGCGTCCAAGAACGGTGACGCGGGCTACGGCAAGGGCCAGCTCACCCAGGTCCTGCCGAGCGACTACCGGTACACCGCCGAGGACGAGTGCGACGCGGCCGGCTGGTACGGCGAGGAGACCCTCGACGTCGAGGCCGTGCACGGTGTCGCGCCCAAGTCGGACATCGTCTACGTCGGCGCCGCGTCCTGCACGGACGAGGACCTGCTCGACTCGCTCGCCAAGATCGTGGACAACCGTCTCGCCGACATCGTCACCAACTCCTGGGGCGAGGCCGAGGAGTACGACACCGCGGCGCCGCTGTACGACACGATCTTCCAGCAGGGCGCTGTCGAGGGCATCGGCTTCTACTTCTCCTCCGGTGACAGCGGCGACGAGCTCGCCAACTCCGGCACGAAGCAGGTCGACGCCCCCGCCAACTCCCCGTGGGTGACCGCGGTCGGCGGCACCTCGCTGGCGGTCGGCAAGGGCAACAAGTACAACTGGGAGACCAGCTGGGGCACCACCAAGTCCCTGCTGAGCGCCGACGGCACCAGCTGGGCCTCGCTGCCCGGCACGTACTCGTACGGCGGCGGTGGCGGCACCAGCAAGCTCTACGACCAGCCGTTCTACCAGCGCGGTGTCGTGTCCGACTCGCTGGCCCTGGCCAACGGCGGCACGACCAAGCAACGTGTCGTCCCGGACGTCTCGGCCGTGGGTGACCCGCAGACCGGCTTCTTGGTCGGACAGAGCCAGACCTTCCCCGACGGCTCGATCCAGTACAGCGAGTACCGCATCGGCGGCACCTCGCTCGCCTCGCCGGTCTTCGCGGCCATCCAGGCGCTGGCGCAGCAGGCGCAGGGCGGCGTGCCGATCGGTTTCGCCAACCCGTCGATCTACAACAAGTACGGCACCTCGGCCTACCACGATGTGACGGACTTCCCGCTCGGCGCCGGCAAGCGGATGGCGGTGGTCCGGGTGGACTACGCCAACGGCTTCGACGCCGCCGACGGCACCATCACCTCGCTGCGCAGCCTCGGCCGGGACAGCTCGCTGGCCGCGGTCGTCGGCTACGACAACGCCACCGGTGTCGGCAGCCCCGCGGACGGCTACCTGAAGTCGTTCGCGAAGTACGGCAAGCACCACGGTCGCTGA
- the leuS gene encoding leucine--tRNA ligase, which translates to MSETTSAAETAAPHRYTAALAADIENRWQDFWEADQTFAAPNPTGDLAGDETLVARPKAFIMDMFPYPSGAGLHVGHPLGYIATDVFARYRRMTGHNVLHTLGFDAFGLPAEQYAVQTGTHPRASTEANMENMKAQLRRLGLGHDTRRSFATIDPEYYKWTQWIFLQIYNSWYDEQADRARPIAELIAAFADGSRPTPDGRDWASLSPAERESVLGGFRLAYASQAPVNWCPGLGTVLANEEVTSDGRSERGNFPVFKANLRQWNMRITAYADRLISDLDALDWPEAIKLQQRNWIGRSEGARVDFAVEGHDEPITVFTTRPDTLFGATYMVLAPEHPLVDTIVPAAWPQDTNQVWTGGAATPAEAVEAYRKQASSKSDVERQTEGKNKTGVFSGAYAVNPLNGVKIPVFVADYVLMGYGTGAIMAVPGQDERDWEFAAAFELPVIRTVQPPQGWEGEAYTGQGPAINSANDELDLNGLEVAEAKRRTIAFLEQRGIGEGTVNFRLRDWLFSRQRYWGEPFPIVYDEDGTAHALPESMLPLELPEVEDYSPRTFDPDDADTEPETPLSRNQDWVNVELDLGDGRGTRRYRRETNTMPNWAGSCWYELRYLDPHNSEKLVDPAIEQYWMGPREGQPHGGVDLYVGGAEHAVLHLLYARFWSKVLFDLGHVSSVEPFHKLFNQGMIQAYVYRDSRGFPVPATEVEERDGGYFWQGEAVRRELGKMGKSLKNAVTPDEICAEYGADTLRLYEMAMGPLDVSRPWDTRAVVGQYRLLQRLWRNVVDEATGEVTVTDGAEPDEATLRALHKTIDGVTGDLAGLRFNTAIAKITELNNHLTKAGGPVPRSIAEPLVLLIAPLAPHVAEELWRRLGHTGSLAHADFPVADPALVQDEAVVCVVQIKGKVKARLEVPPAIADAELEALALGDPAVVAALGDAAVRKVIVRAPKLVNIVT; encoded by the coding sequence ATGAGCGAGACCACCTCCGCCGCCGAGACGGCCGCGCCCCACCGCTACACGGCTGCTCTGGCCGCCGACATCGAGAACCGCTGGCAGGACTTCTGGGAGGCGGACCAGACCTTCGCCGCCCCGAACCCGACCGGTGACCTGGCCGGGGACGAGACGCTGGTCGCCAGGCCCAAGGCCTTCATCATGGACATGTTCCCGTACCCCTCGGGCGCGGGACTGCACGTCGGCCACCCGCTGGGCTACATCGCCACCGACGTCTTCGCCCGCTACCGGCGCATGACCGGCCACAACGTGCTGCACACCCTGGGCTTCGACGCCTTCGGCCTGCCCGCCGAGCAGTACGCGGTGCAGACCGGTACCCACCCCCGGGCGTCCACCGAGGCCAACATGGAGAACATGAAGGCCCAGCTGCGCAGGCTGGGCCTGGGCCACGACACGCGCAGGTCGTTCGCCACGATCGACCCGGAGTACTACAAGTGGACCCAGTGGATCTTCCTGCAGATCTACAACTCCTGGTACGACGAGCAGGCCGACCGCGCGCGCCCCATCGCCGAGCTGATCGCCGCCTTCGCCGACGGCTCCCGCCCGACTCCGGACGGCCGTGACTGGGCCTCGCTGAGCCCCGCCGAGCGCGAGTCCGTGCTGGGCGGCTTCCGGCTGGCGTACGCCTCCCAGGCGCCGGTCAACTGGTGCCCCGGGCTGGGCACCGTGCTGGCCAACGAGGAGGTCACCTCCGACGGCCGTTCCGAGCGCGGCAACTTCCCGGTCTTCAAGGCCAACCTGCGCCAGTGGAACATGCGCATCACCGCCTACGCCGACCGGCTGATCTCCGACCTGGACGCGCTGGACTGGCCCGAGGCCATCAAGCTGCAGCAGCGCAACTGGATCGGGCGCAGCGAGGGCGCGCGCGTGGACTTCGCCGTGGAGGGCCACGACGAGCCGATCACCGTCTTCACCACCCGCCCCGACACCCTGTTCGGCGCCACCTACATGGTGCTGGCCCCGGAACACCCCCTGGTCGACACCATCGTCCCGGCCGCCTGGCCGCAGGACACCAACCAGGTGTGGACCGGCGGCGCCGCCACCCCGGCCGAGGCCGTCGAGGCGTACCGCAAGCAGGCCTCCTCCAAGTCCGACGTCGAGCGGCAGACCGAGGGCAAGAACAAAACCGGCGTCTTCAGCGGCGCGTACGCCGTAAACCCGCTGAACGGGGTGAAGATCCCGGTCTTCGTCGCCGACTACGTCCTGATGGGTTACGGCACCGGCGCGATCATGGCCGTCCCCGGCCAGGACGAGCGCGACTGGGAGTTCGCCGCCGCCTTCGAGCTGCCCGTCATCCGGACCGTCCAGCCCCCGCAGGGCTGGGAGGGCGAGGCGTACACCGGCCAGGGCCCGGCGATCAACTCCGCCAACGACGAGCTGGACCTGAACGGCCTGGAGGTCGCCGAGGCCAAGCGCCGCACCATCGCCTTCCTGGAGCAGCGCGGCATCGGCGAGGGCACCGTCAACTTCCGGCTGCGCGACTGGCTGTTCAGCCGCCAGCGCTACTGGGGCGAGCCCTTCCCGATCGTCTACGACGAGGACGGCACGGCGCACGCCCTGCCCGAGTCGATGCTGCCCCTGGAACTGCCCGAGGTCGAGGACTACTCGCCCCGCACCTTCGACCCGGACGACGCCGACACCGAGCCCGAGACCCCGCTGTCGCGCAACCAGGACTGGGTCAACGTCGAGCTGGACCTGGGCGACGGACGCGGCACGCGCCGCTACCGCCGTGAGACCAACACCATGCCCAACTGGGCCGGTTCCTGCTGGTACGAGCTGCGCTACCTGGACCCGCACAACAGCGAGAAGCTGGTCGACCCCGCCATCGAGCAGTACTGGATGGGGCCGCGCGAGGGCCAGCCGCACGGCGGCGTCGACCTGTACGTCGGCGGCGCCGAGCACGCCGTGCTGCACCTGCTGTACGCGCGCTTCTGGTCCAAGGTGCTGTTCGACCTGGGACATGTGTCCTCGGTCGAGCCGTTCCACAAGCTGTTCAACCAGGGCATGATCCAGGCGTACGTCTACCGCGACAGCCGCGGCTTCCCGGTGCCGGCCACCGAGGTCGAGGAGCGCGACGGCGGATACTTCTGGCAGGGCGAGGCCGTCAGGCGCGAGCTGGGCAAGATGGGCAAGTCCCTGAAGAACGCCGTCACGCCGGACGAGATCTGCGCCGAGTACGGCGCCGACACGCTGCGCCTGTACGAGATGGCGATGGGCCCGCTGGACGTGTCCCGGCCGTGGGACACCCGGGCGGTCGTCGGCCAGTACCGGCTGCTGCAGCGGCTGTGGCGCAATGTCGTGGACGAGGCGACCGGCGAGGTGACGGTCACCGACGGCGCCGAGCCGGACGAGGCGACGCTGCGCGCGCTGCACAAGACGATCGACGGGGTGACCGGCGACCTGGCGGGGCTGCGCTTCAACACCGCCATCGCCAAGATCACCGAGCTGAACAACCACCTGACCAAGGCGGGCGGCCCGGTGCCGCGCTCCATCGCCGAGCCCCTGGTGCTGCTGATCGCCCCGCTGGCCCCGCACGTCGCCGAGGAACTGTGGCGGCGGCTGGGCCACACCGGCTCCCTGGCGCACGCCGACTTCCCCGTCGCCGACCCGGCGCTGGTCCAGGACGAGGCCGTGGTGTGCGTCGTCCAGATCAAGGGCAAGGTCAAGGCCCGGCTGGAGGTCCCGCCGGCCATCGCCGACGCGGAGCTGGAGGCGCTGGCGCTGGGCGACCCGGCGGTCGTCGCCGCGCTGGGTGACGCCGCCGTGCGCAAGGTGATCGTGCGCGCACCGAAGCTGGTCAACATCGTCACCTAG